The Deltaproteobacteria bacterium genomic interval CAACCAGCAGGGATGGGGGCCTCCGGAGGATCGTCAGAGAGGATATGAGACAATGAAGACAGCCAGCAATCTGGAAAAGATCCTGGAGAAAGGCGCGTTTGCTGTCACCTCGGAATGTGGCCCCCCGCGAGGGGCAGATCCAGACCTAATCCGCAAGAAGGGTGAACTGCTAAAAGGGGTGGTGGATGCAGTGAACGTGACGGACTGTCAGACCTCTGTGGTCAGGATGTCGAGCCTCTCCTCTTGCCTGATCCTCAAAGAGATGGGTTTTGACCCCACCCTCCAGATGGTCACCAGACCCTGGGAATAAACAACATCCTCTGTCTCTCCGGAGACCACCAGCGCTTTGGCGATCACCCCCAGTCCAAGAACGTCTATGACATAGATTCCATACAGCTCATTATGACGGTAAAGCGGATGAGGGATGAGGAACGGTTTCTCAGCGGCGAAGAATTGACCAAGGCCCCCCAGCTCTTTATTGGGGCGGCGGCCAACCCCTTCGCCGACCCATTTGAGATCAGGGCCCTCAGGCTGGCCAAAAAGGTTGCGGCAGGGGCTGAGTTCATCCAGACCCAGTGCATCTATAACCTGAGTCGCTTCGAAGAGTGGATGCGTCAGGTGGTCGATATGGGGCTCCACGAGAAGGTCGCTATTTTGGCCGGCGTTACCCCCCTCAAGTCCGTTGGTATGGGAAAGTATATGAAGAATATGGTTCCGGGGATGGATGTACCTGATGAGATTATTGAAAGGCTCAAGGGGGTCCCTAAGGAGAAGCGAGGCGATGAAGGTATAGAAATCTGTATCGAGACCATTCAAAGATTAAAGGAGATGGAAGGGGTGCGAGGTGTCCATATAATGGCCATTGAGTGGGAGGAGAAGGTCAAGGAGATAGCGGAGGGAGCTGGCCTGCTTCCAAGGCCGAAGGTATAAAAAAAAAGCGAAGGAGGAGAAGCAATGGCGAAAAAGATCTTGATAGTTGATGATGATCCCGATCTGGTGGAGGCCGTTTCCACTATCCTGGAGAGCAAGGGCTATGAGGCAGTTGCAGCCTACGGAGGGGTGGAAGGACTAGAGAAGACCAAGACCGAGAACCCCGATCTCATCGTCTTGGATGTGATGATGCCGGACAAAGATGGATATGAGGTCTGCAAGGAACTGAAAGGCGATCCTAAGTATAGTTCCATCCCCATCCTGTTGCTCACCGCCGTGGTCTCCAAGATATCCACTACCAGGTATACGCAACAAATGGGGATGGAGACGGAGGCGGATGACTATGTTGACAAACCGGTGGAGCCCGAAGAGCTGGTCAGGAGGATTGAGGTCCTTATCTCCAAATAATGTGTGTGCAGGAGACAATGCCTACCGGAGGGCGGAGGGCGTGCTGTGAATGAAGAGGTCAAGATCCTGGTGATCGACGACGAGTCCGTCATGCGCGATGGTTGTCAGCGCATCCTCACCAAAGAGGGGTGCGAAGTTCTCACAGCGGCCGATGGGGAGGAGGGGCTTGCAGCCATCGAGGAGGATCCCCAGAGGTTTGCATTGATCCTCTTAGACCTGAAGATGCCGGGGATGGGCGGGATGGAGGTACTGGAGGCGGCCAGAGAGATCAACCCTACCCTCCTCATTGTGGTCATCACCGGCTACGCCACGGTGGATTCCGCCGTGGAGGCCATGAAGAAGGGGGCCTACGACTTTGTTCCTAAACCCTTCACCCCGGATCAACTCCGTTTGGTGGTCAATAGGGCCTTGGAGAAGAGGAGGCTGGAGCTGGAGGCCGAGAGACTGAAGGCAGAGGCAGCCCGCAGCCTCAGGGATGTGGTCACAGAGAAAGGCAAGGTAAGGACCATCATCAACTGCATGGCGGATGGGGTCCTGGTGACCGATAGAGAGGGGAGGGTCGTGCTCTCTAACCCGGCAGCAAGCAGGATGCTGGGGATCGAGACCAATGCATGCCTTGAG includes:
- a CDS encoding response regulator, which encodes MAKKILIVDDDPDLVEAVSTILESKGYEAVAAYGGVEGLEKTKTENPDLIVLDVMMPDKDGYEVCKELKGDPKYSSIPILLLTAVVSKISTTRYTQQMGMETEADDYVDKPVEPEELVRRIEVLISK